ttgagtgaaaaatttttgagttaatcgagttgacgagtcttattttattatcctaacttgatttgaaatatttttgaatcgAGCTGAGTCGAATctagtgaaattgttcgagttaaattaaaaaactaacatgtcaaattaaaatcttgttacaatataaaaatttcatgttagatCACATAATTTGaatccatatatatttgaaaactttttcaaagcaaaataataataataataatttagtatgataaacttgaattattaattaacttatttagatctccaaaattattattctagaaatttttattttttaactttctttatatattttagattttttgaaatttttataatttttaaaaatatataaattttggaattttataagtattttaattttaaaattattttaatttcgaaaactattttgattttttgtaatttttgttgagagagatcaatttgttcatttttaaaCTTGACAAGGACCAGAAAGGTATTATAGCAatctgttattcaaattatttgagttattcaaattgtaaaatgcaactcgattcgaactcgaaactcGAATTACATAATTGAGTtgacttgaataattcaaataactttaTTCGATCAACtcgaaaatcaaattttttttaatcgaatcgagttttgctcacccctaacgATATGTGATTTGGACCATAAGAATAAATCCCTTGTAACCTTGGTGGAGGCAATGAGTAATGAGATTGTGGAGCTTAAGGGGAGCTCATGAGGCTTAAAACCATGGGAGGCATGCTTGGTACCACGGTTCATCATTGGGACATTTTGAAGCCCAAAGAAATCAAGGGTTCAAGAGACGTCAAGGATGTGGAAACTTTCTAAGGGGCACGAGGTAGTACTATCGAGTTGTGGGTATCGACAACAAGCCAATCAAGATGCAAGAAAGGCTTAAGTTACAACGTCGAGGTGTCAAAGACTTGAAACAAACAATGGTAGTGGTCGAGTTCTCAATAGAACTCAAGAAGGACCGGTTCGAGTACCCCAAGCGTCAAAGCTCAAGATTGAGCGGTGGAGCATCAGAAGAATTCAAGGGTAATGACTCTTCGAGTGAGGATGAGGATGATAAGAGAAAGCCATGTCAAAGGAGGGGCAAGACCATAACAACTATGAGAAAGGGGAATAAAGACCCTTAAGTTGTTTCTTGTGTGATGGACCGTAGCATGTTAGGAATGCCCAAGGTGAGTAAGGCTATCAGTAATTGTAAAAGCCTATGAGGAATCAAAAGCTAAGGGTGAGCACCGTTGAAAGCCACTGAGGTTGGGTGTTATCCGATTGTGTCAAGAGGAGTTGATCGAGACAGTGCAAGTGGGAACGAAGTACCACGAGTCAAGCCACAAAGGCATCGACAAAGATAGGATTGAGGGGCAATGTTCCATTGAGAAAAAAGATGGAGGTCGTCGAGAGAATCAATATGAGGTGTTAGGACATGTTAAGATAGAAGACCAAGTTGTAGACTTGTTTACAAAAGGCTTGTATGGCAACAAGCTCAAAAGCTTCTGTCGTTAGTTTAGCAGTTGGTGTTGAGGGGGAGTGTTGAATATTAACACCaacttgttggaaaatatgttcttttaatgtttattgttgtgcaaaatttaatttttgtctttagTTTGTGGTACTTAGTTTAGTTTAAGCATTTTTTTTGTAGTGGAATAAATCCCACATTACTTAGAAATAAAAGGCAAAGGGTTATGAGTGTATATAAAAAACTCAATCCCACATTTCTTAGAAAAATGAAGGTAGTGAGACATTAGGTCTATATAAAGACTTATGTAGTAAATGTTAAGGTGCACCAAACCAAATATTAAATCTCCTATTTGGTTTTTTAAATTCcactattattttcttattttagagTGTTAAGAGGTGTGgctaaattttagtttaatgatGTCTCGGGCCTAGGtgttctactatgtattatacATGTTCTTGAGGAATTGATACATAACCCAAATGTATAAATCCTTACTtgatggtatcgataccacaaCTTTTTTAATGGCTActaacatttttatttcttagagATATCAATACCCTCTTTAAAGGTACCGGTACCACTAGTTTAGGTTATTTTTTCTACACAAATTTTTACTTTGCAATAACTATATTTTGTCCCCAATTGctacaaatcaatttttggATATATAAGCACCTCAAGAACACTGCAAGGGACAATAGATCAATATGCATGCAACAAATCAAGAGAATATTCATTAGagctttattttcttcatttttctctttGAACATAGTCTTTAGTGCTACATTGAAAAATATTGTATAAGTTTTGTTCTATCTTTTAGTGAGCCTCAATCTAGTAAGCACCTACCTTTGAgaggttttatttgtttattaaatttcatcaaTTGTAAGTTAAGAGGGTTTCTAGTTgagatacaaaaactaaaaagggTTGCAAAAGTTATACATTGTCCTTGAAAAGTATCAATTCAAATTAGAGAATAGAAAAAATCTTTGACATGTGAGGGTAAGAGAGTGGAGATGGAAAATTGGGGTCAAACCACTTAAATCATTATGTTAAGCTTTTATACCCtcctttaacttttataaaagaattttaaaatctcattTCTGTTATGATAATGAgagtaataaaaaaatggtataaaatatgataatttttttacgcTTATGGTAATTAGTTGATTTACTAGTAATTCAAAAAATAGAACTTGAATAAGGAAACGGaaaccaaaaattttcatttctccgTTCCATTAAGgttcatttcattcatttttctcaaatatttCAACTGAACGACCTTCTCCTTTATCATTGTACCCTGAATTGTGTCAAGTGTGACCTTGAACAACAAGaatcaaatacaaaacaaaaaaaaattgatttattacttttagtaggaaaaCAATTCTCCCAATAGAAACTTGTAGAAATTATTATTcccagaaaatagaatttattctaagaaaataaattttcactaCTTTCTggtaaaataacaataaatgaAACTTAAGTCAATAGCCCTAAAAGTGTCACCTATTTACATGGGGAGATAGAAAAATCTCGGTTGAactaaaataacacaaataatatttatttaatagacaAGCACTCTTTTAGTCTAACTAGAAGAGGGGGTGACAAACCTTAGATAAAAACACTAGGTTTGCTACCCCTCAAATGTAAAATCAGAGAAATTAGGCCTCTCATGTATTGAGTTCAATTGTATGTGGTTCCTGAACTTTTGACTtagtactttataatttaatctaatcaaatatttgttttctattcTCAACTTAAATAcgacttattttattaatttaattaactaaattaattgcttaattaaataattttctcaacacaattcaaattttgttatagtCATGAcgactttaccgtaaaagaatctataaagaaatatatttaattttcatattcaattgaTTTGTGGCGCCCTAAACCCGGCCGAGACAGATCAACCTGAATCCAGAACATCACATTAGTCACTTATGTGACCTTACTGACCACTAATCACACCAGAAAATCAACATTCATACCACACAATATTCATGAACAACAATCAATCaacacattaaattaaacataccaACCCTAGAATCATTAGCCACTTACATGACCTCCTTACCTGAAAACTGTTGTTGTGGGCGAACTCCACTAACAACAGATATCGCTCCCAACTACCACTGAACTAATAACACAACTGCGCAACATGTCCTCAAGAATCCGAATCACCCTTTCAGAATGACAATATGTCTGAGAATGATAAGTTGTACTAAAATTAAGCTTCCAACCTAAAGTTTCTCGCAAACTCCTCTAAAACCTTGAAGTGAAACACGGATCTCTGTTAGAAATTATAGAAATCGGCACTCTATGAAGTCATACAATCTTAGCTATATACAGCTCTGCTAACTTTTGCAATGAATAATTTGTACGCATAGCCAGCAAATGCGCACTCTTCAAAAATCAGTCAACAATCACCCAAACTAAATCTTTCTTTGTCGAGTTTAGAGGCGAACCCGAAACAAAGTCCATAGCGATTCtctttcatttctatttcagaATCCTAATCCGCTGAAGCAAACCTGAAGGATGTTGATGCTCCGCCTTTGCCTTCTGACAAACTAAACATCTAGATACAAAGTCTATCACATCATGCTTCAACCCAAGCCACCAATATAACTCTCAAAGATCCCAATACATCTTATTACTATCGGGATGCATAGCATATGTACTACTATGCACCTCAGTAAGAATCACATGCTTTAGTTCCATATCAACAGGCACACAAAGCCTCCCTCAGAAACTCAGAGTACCACCAGTATTTAGCTCAAAATCTCCACCACTACCTTACTTAACCTGTCAAATTTTCTTCACCAAGGTCTCATCAACCAACTGCCTCTCCTTAATTTGTTGCAATATCGTCGGCTTTATCTGAAATTCAGCCAACAAACCACCGTCACCAGTTACACTTAAGCGTGCAAACATAGCTCACAACTCAACCATCGATTTTCGGCTCAAaacatcagcaacaacatttgctTTGTCAGGATAATACTCTCACAATCATAATTCTTCAATAGCTCAATCTAACGCTTTTGCCTTAAGTTCAACTCCTTGACACACCTCTCACCATATAGATAGTGACGCCAAATCTTGAGCGCAAATACCACAACTACTAACTCCAAATCATGGGTCGAATAATTACGCTCGTGTGCCCTCAACTGTCTCAAACCATAGACCACATACTCTTTCCCGAATTCTACCTGAATTAACACTGGTGCCTCAGTCAAAACTGTCTTCAGTTCTCAAAACTCTTATGTCTCTCATCAGTCCACTTAAACACGATATTCTTCTACAGTAGCTTCGTCAAGGGTGCAGCTATAATGGAGAACCCCTCAACGAATCTACAACAATATCTAGCCAACCCTAAGAAACTCTGTACCTTGGTAACATTTTTTGGTTATTTCTAATCCAAAATCATCTCAATCGTCCTCGAATCAACTCAGATTCCTTCAGCAGGAACAACATGCTCCAAAAACATCACTTCCTTCAACTAGAACTTGCACTTGCtcaactttgcatacaactgcttCTCTTACAATATCTGAAGAACAATCTACAGATGTGCATCATAATCATCTTCAGTATAAGAATACATGATAATGTCATCTATAAAGACAACCACGAACAGATCCAGATAAGAGTGGAAGACTCGACTCGTCAGATCCATGAATGCTTCCgaagcattagtcaaaccaaacgGCATGACCAAGAACTCATAGTGACTATACTGGGTCCTGAAAGTCGTCTTCAAAATATTCGACTCCTTTACCTTGAGCTGATAATATCTTGACCTCAAGTCGATCTTCGAGAACACCGTCGCCCCTctaaattgatcaaacaaatcatcaatctgAGGAAAcggatacttgttcttgatgGTCAACTTATTCAGTTGTTGGTAAATACACCACCTCAAATTACCATCCTTATTCTTCATAAACAAAACTGGCGCACCCCAAGGTAACACACTTAAACGAATGATTTCCATACTTAtctgttttgattcaatttagtccctaattgtttctaaattaattttagggcCACGTAAGTTCGTTTTAAGGCctataaatgtatttttgatATGAATGAAATGTAGTTTTGAGTGTTGATGTTTAGTTGAATAAATGATtggtttaatttgaaaattgtttCGATATTCGTCGTAATACTCGTAACCCTAGTCCAACGACGGATACTAGTTAGCGTGTTATAGAAAGGGTATGTAGTAGTATACTGTACTATGGTTCATCAAAAAAGGAATTAGGGGGAAAAGCTAAATATAAGGCTAACTTAATGACTTTATTAGTTATAACCCAAAACTGTCATCAAATTAAGAATGAAAAgataacaagaaagaaaaagaaagaggaagaaTTATACCTGCAACAATGGTAGATCCGACAAACCACAGATGGGAGGCACCATGGGCAATAAGCAAGCATAGCGGCCTGTTGAATACCAGCAATCTGGCACAACCACTTTAAAGCCGCTGTCGAtcgtcaaaaaatttattttagaatctCAAGCTCTCAATCTCTCAAAtgtaaagtaaaaattaataacttcaATTGATTGATGCTGATGACTAACGAATGATGTATTACTCAAATGAAATTTGGCCTTATTTAACTTGCAGAAAATTTCTCCTATTGTCATGGTTATGGGAAAATAAAGAAGGTTGAATACTAGTAACCATTGATTTTTTGGgaggaaattaaaattttccattagcTTTAATGGTAGGAGTTGGAATTTGGGAACTAGAGGTGGTTTGGAGAAGCCAAGGAGTTGGAGATGAAACGTTTATGACGAAGAATTGAAGgccccttttttttcctttctattttttttccttcatgcTATAAATCATTTATCAAAAGACTTAAATggttgaagatttttttttcattttaaaagctgaagaaaaaaaatttagacccTTTCTAGCCTTGGGTCTTGGGCGGCCACACTCCCAAAGCCGCCCTTGTATTCCTTGTAGTTTTTATATTCtctcatatattttgatactctttcataagttttttttgttttaaaatgagaaattcatctttgaaataaaaaaatattagttttgatGCTAAAAAATTTGTTGGGGTGAaccaaaatttgatattttaaaataacaattttgcataataataactttgtgatgttataaatattaaaattttaaaaattaaataaaaaatattgttttaagataaataatatttgatactttccataatttttaatacccatttataatttttttatattccttaatacttttttatattttcatataacttTTGTAGTATTTTTACCGGATTACTCAGTAGTCTACGTTGGTACTAAACTGGAACTTACGGAAGCTAACGTTCGCTAGAATTTCCGAGTCTGTTGgttgcaattaaaaatatatatatcgtcACTTTTTTCACCGCCGACACAAAGATAAACTGGCCACAAGCAACGCTGTCACTGTGTCACTGAAACCATGATTCATGTCACCCAAGTCGTCAGTCATCGGTCATCTTCAAGATTCAACTTCCCTCTTTAATTCCTTCACCTTCCTCCCAGCATAACTCCCCACTCTCtcctccataaatatttatttacaccTCTCTCTCCCTGCGTCTTCTTCACGACATGCTATccttttttctataatttcCAAGTACatttcttcattctttttttattgcCTATAAACATGCCAAAATTTTCCTCACCCTCTTCCTATTTCTTGCTCTTCTCGCTTGCCCTTTGTTTCTGCTCCAGTTCCAATGCCGGTAGCAGCCATGAATTTCCGGTAAATGTGCCACCTGCTGAGTTTGCAGGCTCTCTAAGGACCACCATTGATGCTATAAGAAAAGTGATCCCTATCGTTTCTCAGTTTGGCAGCTTTTTGGTGATTTTCGACTTTCTAACGCCATTTCTGATTGCCTTGATCTCTTGGATTTTCTGCTGATCAACTAAGCTGGTCTCTGTCTGCTTCCCAGAATCCAAATGGTACTTACTCTCCCTTTGTTGCTTTAACTTTTAATCAGAAGGTACTTGTGAGTTGTGATTACATGCAACTTTTGTGGTCTCTCTAGTTAACAGTAATTTCAACTATAATTTGTAGGTAAACACAACAGCACCGGTGATGTAGCTTCTGATTTAAGGACATGGTTGAGTGCTGCAATGGCAAATCAGGAGACATGCATTGAAGGGTTCGAGGAAGACAACCACGAACAGATCCAGATAAGAGTGGAAGACTCGACTCGTCAGATCCATGAATGCTTCaagcattagtcaaaccaaacgGCATGACCAAGAACTCATAGTGACTATATGGGTCCGAAAGTCGTCTTCAAAATATTCGACTCCTTTACCTTGAGTGATAATATCTTGACCTCAAGTCGATCTTCGAGAACACCGTCGCCCCTctaaattgatcaaacaaatcatcaatctgAGGAAAcggatacttgttcttgatgGTCAACTTATTCAGTTGTTGGTAAATACACCACCTCAAATTACCATCCTTATTCTTCATAAACAAAACTGGCGCACCCCAAGGTAACACACTTAAACGAATGATTTCCATACTTAtctgttttgattcaatttagtccctaattgtttctaaattaattttagggcCACGTAAGTTCGTTTTAAGGCctataaatgtatttttgatATGAATGAAATGTAGTTTTGAGTGTTGATGTTTAGTTGAATAAATGATTGGTTTAATGCTGAAAATTGTTTCGATATCTGtcgtaatactccgtaaccctagtCCAACGACGGATACTAGTTAGCAGTGTTATAGAAAGGGTATGTAGTAGTATACTGTACTATGGTTCATCAAAAAAGGAATTAGGGGGAAAAGCTAAATATAAGGCTAACTTAATGACTTTATTAGTTATAACCCAAAACTGTCATCAAATTAAGAATGAAAAgataacaagaaagaaaaagaaagaggaagaaTTATACCTGCAACAATGGTAGATCCGACAAACCACAGATGGGAGGCACCATGGGCAATAAGCAAGCATAGCGGCCTGTTGAATACCAGCAATCTGGCACAACCACTTTAAAGCCGCTGTCGAtcgtcaaaaaatttattttagaatctCAAGCTCTCAATCTCTCAAAtgtaaagtaaaattaataacttcAATTGATTGATCTTGATGACTAACGAATGATGTATTACTCAAATGAAATTTGGCCTTATTTAACTTGCAGAAAATTTCTCCTATTGTCATGGTTATGGGAAAATAAAGAAGGTTGAATACTAGTAACCATTGATTTTTTGGgaggaaattaaaattttccattagcTTTAATGGTAGGAGTTGGAATTTGGGAACTAGAGGTGGTTTGGAGAAGCCAAGGAGTTGGAGATGAAACGTTTATGACGAAGAATTGAAGgccccttttttttcctttctattttttttccttcatgcTATAAATCATTTATCAAAAGACTTAAATggttgaagatttttttttcattttaaaagctgaagaaaaaaaatttagacccTTTCTAGCCTTGGGTCTTGGGCGGCCACACTCCCAAAGCCGGCCCTTGTATTCCCTTGTAGTTTTTTATATTCtctcatatattttgatactctttcataagttttttttgttttaaaatgagaaattcatctttgaaataaaaaaatattagttttgatGCTAAAAAATTTGTTGGGGTGAaccaaaatttgatattttaaaataacaattttgcataataataactttgtgatgttataaatattaaaattttaaaattaaataaaaatattgttttaagataaataatatttgatactttccataattttaatacccatttataattttttatattccttaatactttttatattttcatataacttTTGTAGTATTTTTACCGGATTACTCAGTAGTCTACGTTGGTACTAAACTGGAACTTACGGAAGCTAACGTTCGCTAGAATTTCCGAGTCTGTTGGttgcaattaaaatatatatatcgtcACTTTTTCACCGCCGACACAAAGATAAACTGGCCACAAGCAACGCTGTCACTGTGTCACTGAAACCATGATTCATGTCACCCAAGTCGTCAGTCATCGGTCATCTTCAAGATTCAACTTCCCTCTTTAATTCCTTCACCTTCCTCCCAGCATAACTCCCCACTCTCtcctccataaatatttatttacaccTCTCTCTCCCTGCGTCTTCTTCACGACATGCTATccttttttctataatttcCAAGTACatttcttcattctttttttattgcCTATAAACATGCCAAAATTTTCCTCACCCTCTTCCTATTTCTTGCTCTTCTCGCTTGCCCTTTGTTTCTGCTCCAGTTCCAATGCCGGTAGCAGCCATGAATTTCCGGTAAATGTGCCACCTGCTGAGTTTGCAGGCTCTCTAAGGACCACCATTGATGCTATAAGAAAAGTGATCCCTATCGTTTCTCAGTTTGGCAGCTTTTTTGGTGATTTTCGACTTTCTAACGCCATTTCTGATTGCCTTGATCTCTTGGATTTTTCTGCTGATCAACTAAGCTGGTCTCTGTCTGCTTCCCAGAATCCAAATGGTACTTACTCTCCCTTTGTTGCTTTAACTTTTAATCAGAAGGTACTTGTGAGTTGTGATTACATGCAACTTTTGTGGTCTCTCTAGTTAACAGTAATTTCAACTATAATTTGTAGGTAAACACAACAGCACCGGTGATGTAGCTTCTGATTTAAGGACATGGTTGAGTGCTGCAATGGCAAATCAGGAGACATGCATTGAAGGGTTCGAGGGTACAAATGGCATCGCCAAAACAGTAGTAGCAGGGGGTCTGAACCAAGTCACTTCACTGGTCAGTGACCTTCTCACCATGGTGCAACCACCAGGTTCCGATTCCAGATCCAACGGTGACAGGAAAGTTGCAGAGAAGAACCGGTTCCCATCATGGTTCGAAAGGGAAGACCAGAAACTGTTGCAAGCAAACGGGGTAACAGCCGATGCTGTGGTTGCATTAGACGGGACAGGGACCTTTACTAACATAATGGATGCTGTGGCAGCAGCGCCTGATTACAGTATGAACCGGCATGTGATTTACATCAAGAAGGGTTTGTATAAAGAGAATGTGGAGATCAAAAAGAAGAAATGGAACCTGATGATGGTTGGTGATGGAATAAATGGGACAATCATATCAGGGAACCGAAGCTTCGTTGATGGTTGGACCACATTTCGATCAGCAACATTTGGTCAGTATTCTAAATTTAAgccttttttctttaatatttgtgTAGTGTTTATGACCCAAAGGCATCATGGTTTTCTTGAAATGAGGGAGGAAACCTGAGCCTACCTGACCACACATTATAGTATAAGCAAAATTCAATGCAAGGGTTGCTCACTGCCCTACTGGACCAACTAGCCTACCTTCTTCAGCTCATGGGTTGGGGCCATTATTAACTACAAGTTAGGCTCATTTCATATCAGTTATTTCTTTTGTACAGCTCAGGGCCAGacagattttctttttccattttttacccctacaaaaattaataattccaCATAGAGATAGGCGGCCTGGGCAGcgaaattacattttgatcacttcaaaatttaataattcaatccaCATGATTAAACTTGGGGAaagtaattttaagttaaaatcaaCTAAATCAATTCAATCAGTTTAATTGATTTCGATTCAGATAGCTTATGTGTTTGGCAATTATTTTTATCGGTTAtcggtttttaaaatttcaagctcAATAACTAAAGTcggttatgaaattttttttacccgGGTTAGTGATTTACTTGGTAAGAGGACcaaattgatgaaattatgttaaactaaaatatagGTATTGGTTGATTGATTCTTAATTTAGTTGGTATCAACATTGTTTATTATCAATGCAAAATGATGCGGGTTCGAGCGCATTGAAACAtgtttatcctcctatttaagagttCAGGAAggattattaataattttaagcattgtatcaaaatatatataggtaCTGAATCTCAAGTAGAGaagaaaatcataatttcaccaaaactttattaataaaaataagaaaacaaatgagataagaaaaaaagaaatatctaGAACTAAATATGCTATGTGAAATATATAGATTTAGGGAAAGAATAAATGATAGGATCATTAATATTCTGATATGCATGGAATGCTTTTGTCCTAAAATTTGCAGCTGTAAGCGGAAGAGGATTCATAGCAAGGGACATAACATTTGAGAACACAGCAGGACCCCAAAAACACCAAGCGGTAGCATTGCGATCGGACTCCGACCTATCAGTTTTCTTCCGATGTGCCATTAAGGGCTACCAAGATTCACTCTACACTCACACAATGCGTCAATTTTTCCGAGAATGTAGGATCACTGGCACCGTGGATTTCATATTTGGTGACGCCTCCGTAGTATTCCAAAACTGTCAAATCCTAGCCAAGCAAGGCCTACCGAACCAGAAGAACACTATCACCGCACAAGGCCGGAAAGACCCGAACCAGCCGACAGGGTTCTCGATCCAATTCTGCAACATCTCAGCGGATGCGGATTTGTTACCTTTCGTTAACTCTACTCCTACATACCTTGGGAGACCCTGGAAGCTGTATTCAAGGACCATAATCATGCAATCCTACATTGGTAATGCTGTAAGGCCACAAGGGTGGCTTGAATGGAACCAAGATTTTGCTTTGGACACATTGTATTATGCTGAATTCATGAATTTTGGGCCTGGGGCTGGCCTTGGTGGCAGGGTTCAATGGCCTGGCTACCATGCATTGAATAACTCGGCTCAAGCTGGTAATTTTACAGTGGCTCGATTGATCGAAGGGGACCTATGGTTACCGTCAACCGGCGTTAAATACACTGCCGGATTGGGAGCATAAATAAGCAATCAACGCAGCTTCAATACTTCATTTA
This genomic stretch from Gossypium raimondii isolate GPD5lz chromosome 6, ASM2569854v1, whole genome shotgun sequence harbors:
- the LOC105773898 gene encoding pectinesterase/pectinesterase inhibitor PPE8B isoform X1, with the translated sequence MPKFSSPSSYFLLFSLALCFCSSSNAGSSHEFPVNVPPAEFAGSLRTTIDAIRKVIPIVSQFGSFFGDFRLSNAISDCLDLLDFSADQLSWSLSASQNPNGKHNSTGDVASDLRTWLSAAMANQETCIEGFEGTNGIAKTVVAGGLNQVTSLVSDLLTMVQPPGSDSRSNGDRKVAEKNRFPSWFEREDQKLLQANGVTADAVVALDGTGTFTNIMDAVAAAPDYSMNRHVIYIKKGLYKENVEIKKKKWNLMMVGDGINGTIISGNRSFVDGWTTFRSATFAVSGRGFIARDITFENTAGPQKHQAVALRSDSDLSVFFRCAIKGYQDSLYTHTMRQFFRECRITGTVDFIFGDASVVFQNCQILAKQGLPNQKNTITAQGRKDPNQPTGFSIQFCNISADADLLPFVNSTPTYLGRPWKLYSRTIIMQSYIGNAVRPQGWLEWNQDFALDTLYYAEFMNFGPGAGLGGRVQWPGYHALNNSAQAGNFTVARLIEGDLWLPSTGVKYTAGLGA
- the LOC105773898 gene encoding pectinesterase/pectinesterase inhibitor PPE8B isoform X2 — its product is MANQETCIEGFEGTNGIAKTVVAGGLNQVTSLVSDLLTMVQPPGSDSRSNGDRKVAEKNRFPSWFEREDQKLLQANGVTADAVVALDGTGTFTNIMDAVAAAPDYSMNRHVIYIKKGLYKENVEIKKKKWNLMMVGDGINGTIISGNRSFVDGWTTFRSATFAVSGRGFIARDITFENTAGPQKHQAVALRSDSDLSVFFRCAIKGYQDSLYTHTMRQFFRECRITGTVDFIFGDASVVFQNCQILAKQGLPNQKNTITAQGRKDPNQPTGFSIQFCNISADADLLPFVNSTPTYLGRPWKLYSRTIIMQSYIGNAVRPQGWLEWNQDFALDTLYYAEFMNFGPGAGLGGRVQWPGYHALNNSAQAGNFTVARLIEGDLWLPSTGVKYTAGLGA